TGCGACAGGTCGCGGTCCTGGCGACGGCCATTACCGTGCCTTTCCTTTATCTGGTCTTCCGCTCCCCCCATATCGGAACCGTTGGGGAGATCGTCGAACCGTGGTGGCGGTACCTTTGGCAACAAGGGACGCATGTTCCCCTCCATCTGTCGCTTTTCTTATGGCCTTGGCCGCTCACACCCGATCGTGACCTTTCGCCCTGGATGCTGAGTCTCCTGGCCGTGTCGACTGGATGGATTCTTTTGTTCGGCCTCCTTGCGATCCTGTGGAGCTTTCGGCGAAGCCGTGTCGCTTTGGGGGTCGTTTGGGCGATTGCGGCGCTGATTCCGACGCACACGGTGGTGCCGATGCTGGATCTTCAGGCCACTCGTCTCCTCTATCCTGCAATCCCGGGGCTTTCGCTGGCTTTCGCAAGCGTGTTGAGTGCATTCACAGAGAGGCGGGCTTGGGTCGGATGGAGTGCAGCGACATTGTTGTTTCTGTTTTTTGGATGGCGATCCTCGCAACAGATTTACTTGTGGGCGCATCCGTTGGAGTTGTGGCAAGCGGACACGCGCGAAGCACCGTCACGTTGGCGGGCGTGGCTGGACTTAACCATTGAATTGGCGGAGCGGAAGCGCTGGGCGGAAGCGGACGAAGCGATTTCTCGGGCCGAAGCGCTCAATCCGAAGAACGCATCGGTGTTGTATAACTCCGCGGCGATCGCCGCTACTCGGACAGACGGAAAGAAGGACAAGGCCCTAGCGGTCGAGCGCCTGAAGACCGCGCTTGAAGTCGATCCCCATCACCGAAGGTCGGAGCGACTACTCCGCCAATTGACCGCCGAACCATAGTAAGTCTTTTCAAATCGCGCATTTACCGACAAGATGTCGGCCATGTCCCGGAAAATACGCGTGGGTGTGCTCTTCGGCGGCCGTTCGGTGGAGCATGAAGTGTCCCTTCAGTCGGCCAAGAACATCGTCGATGCGCTCGATCGAAAGAAATACGACGTTGTCTTGATCGGCATCGACAAAAGCGGCCGATGGACGCTGAGTCGCTCGGCGAATTTTCTCTTGAATGAAAGCAACCCGAAGCTGATCAAATTGAACAAGGCGGCGGAGAACGTGGCGTTGATCCCAGGCAATCCCACCGAACCCCTGATGACGGTGAAGTCGGCCGATCCGTTGGGACGTCTGGACGTGATTTTCCCGATTCTCCACGGATCCTTTGGTGAGGACGGGACGGTTCAGGGGCTTCTCAAATTGGCGAACATTCCGTTTGTGGGGGCAAGTGTTCTTGGTTCCGCCGTCGGTATGGACAAAGACGTCATGAAGCGGTTGCTCCGAGATGCCGGCATTCCGATCGCAAAATTTGCCGTGTACGGGAGGAGCGAAGCCACGTCCGTTCGATACGGCGACGTGACGAAGAAACTGGGCTCGCCCGTCTTCGTCAAGCCGGCGAATTCCGGTTCGTCCGTGGGGATTCGTAAAGTGAAAGGCGAAAAAGAATGGAAGCCGGCGATCGACGAAGCCCTTCAATTTGACGACAAGGTAATCGTCGAGGAAGCGATCCAGGGGCGGGAAATTGAGGTCGCGGTCTTGGGCAATGAGGATCCAAAGGCCTCCGTTCCCGGGGAGATCATTCCCCGGCATGAGTTTTATTCCTACGAGGCGAAGTACATCGACGAAAATGGGGCCCGGCTCGAAATCCCGGCGAAGCTTCCGGAAGACGTGAAGCGAAAAGTCCAAGGGCTGGCGGTTCAAGCTTTTAAAGTTCTTTGCTGCGAGGGAATGGCGCGCGTCGATTTTTTTGTGAAGGAAAACGGCGAAGTCATTGTGAACGAGATCAACACGATCCCCGGATTTACGAAGATCAGCATGTACCCCAAACTCTGGGAGGCGAGTGGAATATCGTATGCGGAACTTATCGACCGGTTGATCACGCTTGCTTTGGAGCGATTTCAGCGCGAATCCAAACTCAAGACGTCGTACGAGTAGACCCCGTTCGCTGAAGTCCGAGACGCAGGACGAGAGCCAACGTTTCTACGATGGTTCGGACGGACGAAATTTTGCTCTTTCCGGAAACCCGTTCACGGTAGGTAATCGGAACCTCGCTGACACGGAACCCCTGCCGAACAACGCGTGTCGTGGTTTCGAGCTGAAAGGTGTACCCCCCCGAATGAAGTGTGGAAATGTCCAAAGCGAGAAGGGCCTCTCGCCGGTAACATTTAAACCCGCCGGTTAAGTCGTGAAGGGGGAGGCCGATGACCCATCGAGCATAAATGTTCGCGCACCGGCTCAAGAGCTGTCGGTACGCGGACCATCCGACGATTTTTCCGTCTGGAATGTATCTCGAACCGAGGACGAGGTCGCTGGAATCGGAAGCCTCCAACAGGCGATGTAGATCCTCCGGCGAGTGGGAAAAATCGGCGTCCATCTGAACGATTTTCGAATAGCCCTGTTCGAGGGCCCAAACCATGGCGTGGCGGTACGCGTTTCCGAGACCCTGTTTTTCGGGTCGCCGCAAAAGATGCAGTCGAAGTTTTTCGGCGGCGGGCATCCGACTCTGTTCCGCTTCTACGAGTTCTCCCGTTCCGTCCGGGGATTGATCGTCGACCACCAGGACGTGGAGGTCGGCTGGGTGCGCCAACAGGGCCCGAACCAGCGGCAAGATATTTTCCGCTTCATTGTATGTCGGTACGACGACAAGAATTCCTGGATTCGCCATGTAAGAACGTTGGGATTGAGCCAAGAACGTAACATCGAACGATCGAGAGGAGTACTTCTTCTAACCTACCGGCGAGAAGATCGATGCGAACGCCGGACGCTGCTCTTGGTGCTGTTGGTTTTCGACGAGGAGTCGCCGCCGACCGGCGCCGCCGCGACTTGATTGAGTGCGGCCTCGTACATCCCACGCACCTCCGGATAATGGTCTCCGTTCGGGTGTTGAGAGAAGAAGGTCAGAGATTCGTTGATGACGTCCTGGTTCCGTTTTTGTTTCGCCAAGAGCTGAATGAGGGCCAAGCGATTGGTTTCCAGATTTTCCCGGCGGGCGATGGCGCGACGGCGAACGGTTTCAGCGGAGTCGAAGTCCCGGACCTTTTCATAAAGTCTTGCCAGACGGTCCGTATAGGGCGATTTATCCATCGCCAGGGCTTCCGCCCGCTTTAAGTATTCGGCGGCCTTCGCGAATTTGTCCTGCTTCTCAAAAAGTTCAACGAAAGATTCCAAATACGCGGGGTTGGTCGGGTCGGCTTGCAACGCGTGGTCGAAGTGAAGAGTCGCCGCCACGAAATCATTTTGATCCAGCGCGATCTTCGCCAACAACGCGTGGGTATCCGGGTCGCCCGCTTCGGAGGAGAGGCGCTGCTCGAGCAATTCGAGAGCTTTTTTGGGATTTCCCGTTCTCCAGAGGAAGCGAGCTTCGGCTCGCGCAACCAACGCACTCTCGGGCGCAATGGCTTTGGCAAAATTAATGATGCCTTTGGCCTTCCGTAAGTCCTCTCGATCCGAAGTGAGAGTAGCGGTCTCGATCCAGGTTTCGGCCAGGCCGGCAAGAATCTCGGGGTCCTCGGGGCGAATGGCGAGAGCCTTGAGAAACTCGTGGGTGGCGCGCGGAAACAATTCCGGCGTGTTTTGTCGAAGGAGGTCTTTGGCGTTCAATAAAGCGGAGACGAGATGATCCGAAGAGACGGGACCCACGTTTTCGACCAGTTGTTCGACCAACGCGCGACCCTGGTGGATTTGCCAGAGGTGGTACGCCGAAGGAGCCCCCGCAACGGCTGCGGCGACGGCCACCGCTCCGGCCAGACGCTTGAGGAACTTGAAATTGCGGCGGGGCACCGGCCGAGATCGCGACGACGCTTGCATACCGAACCGAGCCTCCGTCCGGGCGAACGGATTTCCGAAGAGATCCGCGGTGCCGGGATAAGATTCGATCCGATACGTGCGGCCGTCGGCCGGGATGATCTGATCTCCGGCTCGAACTTTTCCCTCTTGAATCCATTTACGAACCTCCGAGAAATATTGGAACGTGAATTCCTCTCCGTTGCGGAGGCGAACCCGCCACTGTGCGATAAGGCCATCGAAGAAAGTTTCTTCTCCACCGAGCGGGTCGACGTCTAGACGCGTTTTCCCCCCGCTGTCTGAACTTTGGGAAATCCAGTCGCGCAGGAGATCCGGCGTACTTTGAGAATCGTTCGGTAGCTCCTCCTCGACAATCTCGGTGGGGCTTCCGGCCAGATCGAAGCCGGCATAGTCGCAACCGATCAGTTCGATCACTTCCATGTCGCTTTGGGTTTGAACGGGGCGAAGGGCCACCGGTTCGTGACAGCCTTTGCATCGACTTTCAAACGTAAGAACCGATGCAAGCGATCCGCTCATCGAAAACGGGGTGCCGCAGCGACTGCATTGAAAACGCGAGAAAAATGAACCGCCGGGGCTTTCGGCAGCGACTTGCTCCTTTTGAGGAGACAGAGCACTGCCCGGGCTCGGTTCAGCTTGGGGCTCCTTGGCAGACTCGT
The Bdellovibrionota bacterium genome window above contains:
- the ddlA gene encoding D-alanine--D-alanine ligase gives rise to the protein MSRKIRVGVLFGGRSVEHEVSLQSAKNIVDALDRKKYDVVLIGIDKSGRWTLSRSANFLLNESNPKLIKLNKAAENVALIPGNPTEPLMTVKSADPLGRLDVIFPILHGSFGEDGTVQGLLKLANIPFVGASVLGSAVGMDKDVMKRLLRDAGIPIAKFAVYGRSEATSVRYGDVTKKLGSPVFVKPANSGSSVGIRKVKGEKEWKPAIDEALQFDDKVIVEEAIQGREIEVAVLGNEDPKASVPGEIIPRHEFYSYEAKYIDENGARLEIPAKLPEDVKRKVQGLAVQAFKVLCCEGMARVDFFVKENGEVIVNEINTIPGFTKISMYPKLWEASGISYAELIDRLITLALERFQRESKLKTSYE
- a CDS encoding polyprenol monophosphomannose synthase, whose translation is MAQSQRSYMANPGILVVVPTYNEAENILPLVRALLAHPADLHVLVVDDQSPDGTGELVEAEQSRMPAAEKLRLHLLRRPEKQGLGNAYRHAMVWALEQGYSKIVQMDADFSHSPEDLHRLLEASDSSDLVLGSRYIPDGKIVGWSAYRQLLSRCANIYARWVIGLPLHDLTGGFKCYRREALLALDISTLHSGGYTFQLETTTRVVRQGFRVSEVPITYRERVSGKSKISSVRTIVETLALVLRLGLQRTGSTRTTS
- a CDS encoding tetratricopeptide repeat protein, with protein sequence MSGSLASVLTFESRCKGCHEPVALRPVQTQSDMEVIELIGCDYAGFDLAGSPTEIVEEELPNDSQSTPDLLRDWISQSSDSGGKTRLDVDPLGGEETFFDGLIAQWRVRLRNGEEFTFQYFSEVRKWIQEGKVRAGDQIIPADGRTYRIESYPGTADLFGNPFARTEARFGMQASSRSRPVPRRNFKFLKRLAGAVAVAAAVAGAPSAYHLWQIHQGRALVEQLVENVGPVSSDHLVSALLNAKDLLRQNTPELFPRATHEFLKALAIRPEDPEILAGLAETWIETATLTSDREDLRKAKGIINFAKAIAPESALVARAEARFLWRTGNPKKALELLEQRLSSEAGDPDTHALLAKIALDQNDFVAATLHFDHALQADPTNPAYLESFVELFEKQDKFAKAAEYLKRAEALAMDKSPYTDRLARLYEKVRDFDSAETVRRRAIARRENLETNRLALIQLLAKQKRNQDVINESLTFFSQHPNGDHYPEVRGMYEAALNQVAAAPVGGDSSSKTNSTKSSVRRSHRSSRR